The following are from one region of the Thermodesulfobacteriota bacterium genome:
- a CDS encoding DUF6790 family protein: MEQLIKLIFEYFSIILLVLGVVVALVTYPSGRSTLGITISENLYRWISLLGAGGVGVYVFFIHAFLPSVSAEQIGWKTSPFQHEVAVANLGFGILCILAFSASYGFRLASVIGISIWLWGDAIVHIRQMIVAKNFSPGNAGPWFWSDVLVPLLLIWLIIKLKSQQSKATVSTT, encoded by the coding sequence ATGGAACAGTTGATCAAATTAATATTCGAATACTTTAGTATAATTCTACTCGTCCTTGGAGTTGTAGTGGCTTTAGTGACATATCCATCTGGCAGAAGCACCCTGGGAATCACAATCTCAGAAAACCTCTATCGCTGGATTTCGCTTCTCGGAGCGGGGGGCGTAGGTGTTTACGTATTTTTCATACATGCCTTTTTGCCATCCGTTTCGGCTGAACAAATAGGATGGAAGACAAGTCCATTCCAGCACGAGGTTGCGGTAGCAAACCTCGGCTTTGGAATCCTGTGTATTCTTGCTTTTAGCGCAAGCTATGGCTTTCGGCTTGCTTCGGTCATTGGAATTTCAATCTGGCTTTGGGGAGATGCGATAGTGCATATAAGGCAGATGATTGTTGCGAAGAATTTTTCCCCCGGCAACGCAGGGCCATGGTTCTGGTCGGACGTTCTCGTTCCTCTTCTACTCATCTGGCTTATAATCAAATTGAAGAGTCAACAGTCTAAAGCAACAGTTTCAACAACATAG